Proteins from a genomic interval of Lacticaseibacillus pabuli:
- the rplF gene encoding 50S ribosomal protein L6 has product MSRIGYKVVKIPAGVTVNENGNEVTVKGPKGELTREFSADIQMSVEGDEVKFTREDDSFKAVHGTTRSNFSNMVEGVTDGFKKNLTLVGVGYRAQMQGKKLVLNVGYSHPVEMEAPEGVSVEVPSTTSIVVSGISKQEVGQFAAEIRSVRAPEPYKGKGIRYEDEVVRRKEGKTGK; this is encoded by the coding sequence GTGAGTCGTATCGGTTATAAAGTTGTTAAGATTCCTGCCGGTGTTACCGTTAACGAAAACGGCAACGAAGTTACGGTTAAGGGTCCCAAGGGCGAACTTACCCGCGAATTCAGCGCTGATATCCAAATGAGCGTTGAAGGCGACGAAGTAAAGTTCACTCGTGAAGATGATTCCTTTAAGGCTGTGCACGGTACTACCCGTTCTAACTTCAGCAACATGGTTGAAGGTGTTACGGATGGTTTCAAAAAGAACTTGACCCTGGTTGGGGTTGGGTACCGTGCCCAGATGCAGGGTAAGAAGCTCGTGCTTAACGTTGGTTACTCCCACCCAGTTGAGATGGAAGCACCAGAAGGCGTTAGCGTCGAAGTTCCTTCCACAACTAGTATCGTAGTTAGCGGTATTAGCAAACAAGAAGTTGGCCAGTTCGCAGCGGAAATTCGTTCCGTTCGCGCCCCTGAACCTTACAAGGGTAAGGGTATTCGTTACGAGGACGAAGTTGTCCGTCGTAAGGAAGGTAAGACTGGTAAGTAA
- the rpsH gene encoding 30S ribosomal protein S8, translating to MVLTDPIADYLTRIRNANMVRHESLVIPASKMKISLSEILKSEGFIRDYEVIEDDKQGEIRVFLKYGKNNERVISGLKRISKPGLRTYVKADAVPKVLNGLGIAIISTSTGVMTDKEARAKNVGGEVLAYVW from the coding sequence ATGGTCCTGACTGATCCTATTGCAGATTACTTGACCCGCATTCGTAACGCGAACATGGTTCGCCACGAAAGTCTTGTAATTCCTGCGTCCAAGATGAAGATCTCACTTTCAGAGATTCTGAAGAGTGAAGGTTTCATCCGCGACTATGAAGTCATCGAAGACGACAAGCAAGGCGAAATCCGTGTCTTCCTCAAGTATGGCAAGAACAACGAACGTGTCATTTCTGGTTTGAAGCGTATTTCCAAGCCTGGCCTGCGCACGTACGTTAAGGCTGATGCAGTGCCTAAGGTCCTGAACGGTCTTGGTATTGCCATCATCTCCACTTCCACCGGTGTTATGACCGATAAGGAAGCCCGCGCTAAGAACGTCGGCGGCGAAGTTCTCGCTTACGTTTGGTAA
- a CDS encoding type Z 30S ribosomal protein S14 yields MAKKSLIIKNERPAKFAVQEYTRCKRCGRPHSVYRKFQLCRICLRELAHAGQIPGLKKASW; encoded by the coding sequence TTGGCTAAGAAGTCTCTCATTATCAAGAACGAGCGCCCGGCTAAGTTTGCAGTGCAGGAATACACCCGCTGCAAACGCTGTGGTCGGCCACACTCTGTATACCGCAAGTTTCAGCTTTGCCGGATTTGCCTTCGCGAGTTAGCTCATGCTGGACAGATTCCTGGTCTGAAGAAGGCTAGCTGGTAG
- the rplE gene encoding 50S ribosomal protein L5, producing the protein MANRLKERYSKEIAPALTDKFSYKSTMQTPKIDKIVLNMGVGDATQNAKLLDEAVAELKLISGQQPLITKAKKSIAGFRLREGQAIGAKVTLRGDRMYDFLDKLINVSLPRVRDFRGVSAKSFDGRGNYTLGVREQLIFPEIDYDQVNRVRGLDVVIVTTANTDEEALELLTQFGMPFAK; encoded by the coding sequence ATGGCTAACCGTTTAAAAGAACGCTACAGCAAAGAAATCGCACCTGCACTCACTGACAAGTTTTCATACAAGTCAACAATGCAGACGCCAAAGATTGACAAGATTGTCTTGAACATGGGTGTCGGTGACGCTACTCAGAATGCTAAGCTCCTTGACGAAGCAGTTGCAGAGCTCAAGCTTATCTCTGGCCAGCAGCCACTCATCACCAAGGCTAAGAAGTCTATCGCGGGCTTCCGTCTGCGTGAAGGTCAGGCTATCGGTGCGAAGGTAACACTTCGCGGCGATCGTATGTACGACTTCCTTGACAAGCTCATCAATGTTTCACTTCCACGTGTGCGTGACTTCCGTGGTGTTTCTGCTAAGAGTTTTGATGGTCGCGGTAACTACACACTTGGTGTACGCGAACAATTGATCTTCCCAGAAATCGACTACGATCAGGTCAACCGTGTACGCGGCTTGGACGTTGTAATCGTTACAACTGCTAACACTGATGAAGAAGCACTCGAATTGCTTACACAATTCGGGATGCCATTTGCTAAATAA
- the rplX gene encoding 50S ribosomal protein L24: MFIKTGDKVRVMRGKDAGKEGTVTKILKGKDRVVVEGVNMIKKHVKPTTVNPNGGVIDTEAAIHVSNVMLLDPKDSKPTRVGVQVTDGKRVRVAKKSGDALDK, from the coding sequence ATGTTTATCAAAACTGGTGATAAAGTCCGAGTTATGCGTGGAAAAGACGCTGGCAAGGAAGGCACCGTAACCAAGATCCTTAAAGGTAAGGACCGTGTGGTTGTCGAAGGTGTCAATATGATCAAAAAGCACGTGAAGCCAACGACGGTTAACCCCAATGGCGGTGTAATCGATACGGAAGCAGCAATCCACGTGTCTAACGTAATGTTGCTTGACCCTAAGGACAGCAAACCAACTCGTGTTGGCGTGCAGGTCACTGACGGCAAGCGTGTGCGTGTAGCCAAGAAGTCCGGCGACGCACTTGACAAGTAA
- the rplN gene encoding 50S ribosomal protein L14, which produces MIQQESRLKVADNSGAREILVIKVLGGSFHKTGNIGDVVVATVKQATPGGVVKKADVVKAVIVRTKSGARRNDGSYIKFDENAAVIINADKSPKGTRIFGPVARELRDKDFMKIVSLAPEVL; this is translated from the coding sequence GTGATTCAACAAGAAAGTCGCCTCAAAGTGGCAGACAACTCCGGTGCACGCGAAATCCTCGTAATTAAGGTGCTTGGCGGTTCATTCCACAAGACCGGTAACATCGGTGATGTCGTTGTAGCAACTGTTAAGCAGGCTACGCCAGGTGGTGTTGTCAAGAAAGCTGACGTCGTTAAGGCCGTGATTGTCCGGACCAAGTCTGGTGCACGTCGTAACGATGGTTCTTACATCAAGTTCGATGAAAACGCAGCCGTTATCATCAATGCCGACAAGTCGCCTAAGGGTACGCGTATCTTTGGCCCTGTCGCTCGTGAACTGCGTGACAAGGACTTCATGAAGATTGTTTCCCTGGCACCCGAAGTTCTGTAA
- the rpsQ gene encoding 30S ribosomal protein S17 has product MEERNSRKVYQGRVVSAKMDKTITVEVSTTKTHPTYGKRVKYSKKYYAHDEQNEAKVGDTVQIMETRPLSKQKRFRLLKIVEKAVII; this is encoded by the coding sequence TTGGAAGAACGCAACAGTCGCAAAGTTTATCAGGGACGCGTGGTTTCTGCTAAGATGGACAAAACCATCACCGTTGAGGTCAGCACAACTAAGACTCACCCAACGTATGGCAAGCGCGTTAAGTACTCCAAAAAGTACTACGCCCACGACGAACAGAACGAAGCCAAAGTTGGCGATACCGTTCAGATTATGGAAACTCGTCCGCTATCTAAGCAGAAGCGGTTCCGCTTGCTCAAGATCGTTGAGAAAGCAGTTATCATTTAA
- the rpmC gene encoding 50S ribosomal protein L29: MKAKEITALSAAEMLDKEKQYKEELFNLRFQQATGQLENTARLKQVKKNIARIKTVLRQQELSK; the protein is encoded by the coding sequence ATGAAGGCTAAAGAAATTACCGCATTGAGCGCTGCTGAAATGCTTGATAAGGAAAAGCAGTACAAAGAAGAACTCTTCAATCTGCGTTTCCAGCAAGCTACCGGTCAACTTGAAAACACTGCTCGTTTAAAGCAGGTCAAGAAGAACATTGCCCGGATTAAGACGGTCCTGCGTCAGCAGGAATTGAGCAAGTAG
- the rplP gene encoding 50S ribosomal protein L16 — protein sequence MLVPKRVKHRREFRGKMRGAAKGGKKVSFGEYGLKALESHWISNRQIEAARVAMTRYMKRGGQVWIRIFPQKSYTSKGVGVRMGNGKGAPTGWVAVVKREKVMFEVAGVPADVAREALRLASNKLPIRTKIIKREEVGGQSNEG from the coding sequence ATGCTTGTACCTAAGCGTGTAAAACATCGCCGCGAATTCCGTGGTAAGATGCGTGGTGCCGCTAAAGGCGGCAAAAAAGTTAGTTTCGGGGAATACGGTCTGAAAGCTTTGGAATCCCACTGGATTTCAAACCGTCAGATTGAAGCTGCCCGTGTTGCTATGACTCGTTACATGAAACGTGGCGGTCAGGTTTGGATTCGGATTTTCCCACAGAAGTCCTACACCAGTAAGGGTGTTGGGGTTCGTATGGGTAATGGTAAGGGTGCACCAACTGGCTGGGTAGCCGTTGTTAAGCGCGAGAAGGTCATGTTCGAAGTTGCTGGTGTTCCAGCCGACGTCGCTCGTGAAGCTCTGCGTCTTGCATCCAACAAACTCCCAATCCGTACCAAGATTATTAAGCGTGAGGAAGTAGGTGGGCAATCAAATGAAGGCTAA
- the rpsC gene encoding 30S ribosomal protein S3: MGHKINPNGFRVGVIRDWEAKWYAEKDFATFLHEDIKIRDFINKKLADASVSTIEIERAANKVNISIHTAKPGMVIGKGGSEVEALRKQLAELTGRNVHINIVEIKKPDLDAKLVGENIAQQLEQRIAFRRAMKQTMQRTMRAGAKGIKTQVSGRLNGADISRREHYAEGTVPLHTLRADIDYSWVEARTTYGQLGVKTWIYRGEILPDKKNSAKGAK; the protein is encoded by the coding sequence GTGGGTCACAAGATTAATCCAAATGGATTCCGTGTTGGTGTTATTCGTGACTGGGAAGCTAAGTGGTATGCTGAAAAGGATTTCGCTACTTTCCTGCACGAAGATATCAAGATTCGGGACTTCATCAATAAGAAGTTAGCCGATGCGTCTGTCTCGACCATCGAAATCGAACGTGCCGCAAACAAGGTCAACATTTCCATTCACACCGCTAAGCCAGGTATGGTTATCGGTAAGGGTGGTTCTGAAGTTGAAGCACTGCGTAAGCAGCTTGCTGAACTTACCGGCCGCAACGTGCACATTAACATTGTTGAAATTAAGAAGCCTGATCTGGATGCCAAGCTTGTCGGCGAAAACATCGCCCAGCAGCTTGAACAGCGGATCGCCTTCCGTCGCGCAATGAAGCAGACCATGCAGCGTACCATGCGTGCAGGTGCCAAGGGTATTAAGACCCAGGTTTCCGGCCGTTTGAACGGTGCTGACATTTCCCGGCGTGAACATTACGCTGAAGGAACTGTTCCTCTGCACACATTGCGTGCGGATATTGACTACTCTTGGGTGGAAGCTCGTACCACATATGGTCAGCTGGGTGTTAAAACCTGGATCTACCGTGGCGAAATTCTTCCAGACAAGAAGAACTCTGCGAAGGGAGCGAAGTAA
- the rplV gene encoding 50S ribosomal protein L22, translating into MAETITSATATAKTVRIAARKARLVIDLIRGRQADEALAILEFTPRAGSPIITKVLKSAIANAENNFDLDAQNLYVKDAYVNEGPTLKRFRPRAKGSASPINKRTSHITVTVAEKEA; encoded by the coding sequence ATGGCTGAAACAATTACCTCAGCAACCGCTACAGCGAAGACGGTTCGGATTGCTGCCCGCAAGGCACGTCTTGTAATCGATCTGATCCGCGGTCGCCAAGCAGATGAAGCTCTCGCTATTCTTGAATTCACGCCTCGCGCTGGTTCACCTATTATTACAAAGGTACTGAAGAGTGCCATTGCAAATGCCGAGAACAACTTTGATCTTGACGCACAGAATCTGTACGTTAAGGACGCTTATGTTAACGAAGGCCCAACCCTCAAGCGGTTCCGTCCTCGTGCTAAGGGTTCTGCATCACCAATCAACAAGCGCACTAGCCACATCACTGTGACTGTTGCAGAAAAAGAAGCATAA
- the rpsS gene encoding 30S ribosomal protein S19 — translation MGRSLKKGPFADASLLKKVEAMQDNDNKPVIKTWSRRSTIFPSFIGFTFAVYDGRKHVPVFVTEDMVGHKLGEFVPTRTFRGHAIDDKTTVRR, via the coding sequence ATGGGTCGCAGTCTTAAAAAAGGACCTTTTGCAGATGCTTCCCTTCTTAAGAAGGTTGAAGCAATGCAAGATAACGACAACAAGCCTGTCATCAAGACATGGTCACGTCGTTCAACCATTTTCCCAAGTTTCATCGGGTTCACCTTTGCCGTTTATGACGGTCGCAAGCACGTCCCGGTATTCGTTACCGAAGACATGGTTGGTCACAAGCTCGGTGAATTCGTACCAACCCGTACCTTCCGTGGTCACGCAATTGACGACAAGACGACGGTACGCCGTTAG
- the rplB gene encoding 50S ribosomal protein L2 encodes MAIIKYKPTTNGRRNMSVSDFAGISKKKPEKTLLESQSHTAGRNARGKITVRHRGGGNKQFYRVIDFKRQKDGVNAKVTAIEYDPNRTANIALLTYEDGVKTYIIAPKGLKAGDVVVSGSGIDIKVGNTMPLSEIPDGTTVHNIELKPGKGGQLARSAGASAQVLGHDGKYVSVRLSSGEVRMILAVNRATIGEVGNSEHALISIGKAGRKRWLGFRPTVRGSVMNPNDHPHGGGEGKAPIGRPSPLSPWGKKTLGKKTRSHKAQSEKFIIRHRKHK; translated from the coding sequence GTGGCGATTATTAAGTACAAACCAACCACAAACGGCCGCCGGAACATGTCAGTATCTGACTTTGCTGGTATCTCCAAAAAGAAGCCTGAAAAGACACTTCTTGAAAGCCAGAGCCACACTGCCGGCCGTAACGCACGTGGTAAGATTACTGTCCGTCATCGTGGCGGTGGTAACAAACAGTTCTACCGTGTGATTGACTTCAAGCGGCAGAAAGATGGCGTAAACGCTAAGGTTACAGCCATTGAATACGATCCAAACCGCACGGCAAACATTGCCCTGCTCACATACGAAGATGGGGTTAAGACCTACATCATCGCACCTAAGGGTCTTAAGGCAGGGGACGTCGTTGTTTCCGGCTCTGGTATTGATATCAAAGTTGGTAACACCATGCCTCTTTCCGAAATTCCTGATGGGACTACCGTTCACAACATCGAACTCAAGCCTGGTAAGGGTGGTCAGCTCGCTCGTAGTGCCGGTGCTTCCGCACAGGTTCTTGGTCATGATGGCAAGTACGTTTCAGTACGTCTGTCATCCGGTGAAGTTCGTATGATCCTCGCCGTTAACCGCGCAACCATTGGTGAAGTTGGTAACTCCGAACATGCCCTTATCTCAATTGGTAAGGCTGGTCGCAAACGCTGGCTCGGCTTCCGTCCTACCGTTCGTGGTTCTGTAATGAACCCTAACGATCACCCACATGGTGGTGGTGAAGGTAAGGCTCCTATCGGTCGTCCAAGTCCTCTGTCCCCATGGGGTAAGAAGACTCTTGGTAAGAAGACCCGTAGTCACAAGGCTCAGTCCGAGAAGTTCATTATTCGTCACCGTAAGCACAAGTAA
- the rplW gene encoding 50S ribosomal protein L23, with product MDARDVILRPIITEQSTAEMDNRKYTFEVALNADKTQVRRAAEEIFGVNVKNVNIANVRGKKKRQGRYEGVTRRRRKAIVTLTKDSKDIQIFGD from the coding sequence ATGGATGCACGCGATGTAATTCTTCGCCCGATCATTACCGAACAGTCTACCGCCGAAATGGACAACCGCAAGTACACCTTTGAAGTTGCTCTGAATGCAGACAAGACGCAAGTTCGTCGTGCTGCTGAAGAAATCTTCGGTGTAAACGTTAAGAACGTTAACATTGCGAATGTTCGCGGTAAGAAGAAGCGCCAGGGTCGTTATGAAGGTGTGACGCGTCGTCGTCGCAAGGCCATCGTAACCCTGACGAAAGACTCCAAAGACATTCAAATCTTTGGCGATTAA
- the rplD gene encoding 50S ribosomal protein L4 encodes MANVTLYKQDGSENGSVELNDAIFAIEPNDNVVFDAIIMQRASLRQGTSKVKNRHEVSGGGRKPWRQKGTGRARQGSIRSPQWRGGGIVFGPHPRSYSYKLPKKVRRLALKSVLSEKVADNALVAVDALSFDAPKTADFAKALKSLKADEKALVVLESGNDNAALSARNLPNVKVVEAEGINVLDIVNAKKLVVTQAALQKIEEVFA; translated from the coding sequence ATGGCTAACGTTACTTTGTACAAGCAAGATGGTTCAGAAAACGGCTCAGTTGAATTAAACGATGCAATTTTCGCCATCGAACCAAACGATAACGTCGTATTCGACGCTATCATCATGCAGCGTGCTTCTCTTCGCCAGGGTACTAGCAAGGTTAAGAACCGCCACGAAGTTTCTGGTGGTGGCCGCAAACCATGGCGTCAGAAGGGTACTGGTCGGGCTCGTCAGGGTTCAATCCGTTCCCCACAATGGCGTGGCGGTGGTATCGTCTTCGGACCACACCCACGTTCATACAGTTACAAGCTTCCTAAGAAGGTACGTCGCTTGGCTCTCAAGTCCGTACTTTCTGAAAAGGTTGCAGACAACGCACTCGTTGCAGTTGACGCTTTGAGCTTTGATGCTCCTAAGACCGCCGACTTTGCCAAGGCTCTCAAGAGTCTTAAGGCTGACGAGAAGGCACTTGTTGTTCTGGAATCAGGCAACGATAACGCTGCTCTTTCAGCACGCAACTTGCCAAACGTTAAGGTCGTTGAAGCAGAAGGCATCAACGTACTCGACATTGTCAACGCAAAGAAGCTGGTTGTAACACAGGCAGCTCTCCAAAAGATTGAGGAGGTGTTCGCATAA
- the rplC gene encoding 50S ribosomal protein L3: protein MFRKGILGKKVGMTQVFTENGELVPVTVVDVTPNVVLQVKTNETDGYEAVQLGFGDKREVLTNKPAQGHAKKANTTPKRFIKELRDVVLSDYEVGSEVKADTFAAGDIVDVTGTTKGHGYQGNIKKDGQSRGPMAHGSRYHRRPGSLGAIINKVFKGKKLPGRMGNKTVTMQNLEIVSADLDHNVLLIKGNVPGANKSFVTVRTAVKADHK, encoded by the coding sequence ATGTTTCGTAAAGGAATCTTAGGTAAAAAGGTCGGCATGACCCAAGTCTTTACCGAAAACGGCGAACTCGTTCCTGTTACTGTTGTTGATGTAACACCTAACGTTGTTCTCCAGGTTAAGACAAACGAAACTGATGGCTACGAAGCCGTTCAGCTTGGGTTTGGCGACAAGCGTGAAGTTCTGACCAACAAGCCTGCTCAAGGGCACGCTAAGAAGGCGAACACCACCCCTAAGCGCTTCATTAAGGAACTCCGCGATGTAGTGCTTAGCGATTACGAAGTTGGCTCTGAAGTTAAGGCTGACACATTCGCTGCTGGCGACATCGTTGATGTTACTGGGACAACGAAGGGTCACGGTTACCAGGGTAACATCAAGAAGGACGGACAGTCCCGCGGTCCTATGGCCCACGGTTCTCGTTACCACCGTCGTCCTGGTTCACTCGGTGCCATCATTAACAAGGTCTTCAAGGGTAAGAAGCTTCCTGGCCGCATGGGTAACAAGACAGTTACCATGCAGAACCTCGAAATCGTATCCGCTGACCTTGACCACAACGTATTGCTCATTAAGGGTAACGTCCCTGGAGCAAACAAGTCTTTTGTCACCGTCCGGACTGCTGTTAAAGCAGATCACAAATAA
- the rpsJ gene encoding 30S ribosomal protein S10, protein MANQKIRIRLKAYEHRILDQSAEKIVETAKRTGAAISGPIPLPTERTLYTVLRSPHKYKDSREQFEMRTHKRLIDIVNPTPKTVDALMKLDLPSGVDIEIKL, encoded by the coding sequence ATGGCAAATCAAAAGATTCGGATCCGGCTTAAGGCTTACGAACACCGGATTCTCGATCAGTCCGCGGAGAAGATTGTTGAGACAGCTAAGCGCACCGGCGCTGCTATCTCAGGCCCAATCCCACTCCCAACAGAACGTACACTTTACACGGTGCTGCGTTCTCCCCACAAGTACAAGGATTCTCGGGAACAGTTTGAAATGCGTACGCACAAGCGTCTCATTGATATTGTAAACCCAACACCAAAAACTGTTGACGCGCTGATGAAGCTTGATCTTCCAAGCGGCGTTGACATTGAGATCAAACTTTAA
- a CDS encoding cysteine hydrolase family protein: MSKALLIIDYTNDFVATDGALTAGKPAQAIAPRVNALAQQFLTAGDFVFLPTDQHVPGDPYHPETKLYPPHNVEGTPGRDYYGELQTWYEANKGNARVMAFPKHRYSSFAGTPLDQWLRERGVTDVHIIGVCTDICVLHTAIDAYNLNYKITIHQDAVAAFNPEGQTFALAHFKNVLGATVV, from the coding sequence ATGTCGAAGGCCCTACTCATCATCGATTATACCAACGATTTTGTCGCAACGGATGGTGCTTTAACAGCAGGAAAACCCGCGCAAGCCATCGCGCCACGAGTCAACGCACTCGCCCAGCAATTTTTGACTGCCGGGGATTTTGTTTTTCTACCGACTGACCAACACGTACCGGGTGACCCCTACCACCCCGAAACAAAATTGTACCCACCGCATAATGTTGAAGGCACGCCAGGTCGTGATTATTATGGGGAACTTCAGACCTGGTATGAGGCCAACAAGGGCAACGCCCGCGTCATGGCATTCCCGAAACATCGGTACTCTAGTTTTGCCGGGACACCCTTAGATCAGTGGTTACGTGAACGTGGTGTTACCGACGTGCACATCATTGGTGTCTGCACGGATATTTGTGTCTTGCACACCGCAATTGATGCCTATAACTTGAACTACAAGATTACCATTCACCAAGATGCCGTCGCAGCATTCAATCCTGAGGGCCAAACGTTTGCACTCGCCCACTTCAAAAATGTTTTGGGTGCTACCGTCGTCTAG
- the fusA gene encoding elongation factor G, translated as MANKREFPLEKTRNIGIMAHIDAGKTTTTERILYYTGKIHKIGETHDGASQMDWMVQEQERGITITSAATTAVWKGHRVNIIDTPGHVDFTMEVERSLRVLDGAITVLDAQAGVEPQTENVWRQATTYSVPRIVFVNKMDKIGADFKFSVQSIHDRLGANAHAVQLPIGAEDNFEGVIDLLDMKADLYDEDELGSEWDVVDIPAEYLDDAKAARTDLIEAIADVDDGIMDRYLNGDDIPVEDLRKAIRKATIDLEFFPVFAGSAFKNKGVQMLLDGVVDYLPSPLDVKPYNATDPDTGEEVALIAGDDKPFAALAFKIATDPFVGRLTYIRVYTGSLEAGSYVQNTSKDNRERVGRLLQMHSNHRQEIPEVFSGDIAAVIGLKNTTTGDSLTDKDHPLILESMEIPEPVIQVSVEPKSKEDRDKLDVAIQKLSEEDPTFRAETNPETGETLIAGMGELHLDIMVDRMRREFNVDAQIGEPQVAYRETFTKSASAQGKFVRQSGGKGQYGDVWVEFTPNEEGKGFEFEDAIVGGVVPREYIPSVEQGLKESMENGVLAGYPLIDVKAKLYDGSYHEVDSSEAAFKVAASMALKNAAKDAGAVILEPIMKVEIIAPEDNFGDIMGQVTARRGRVEGMEARGNAQAVNAMVPLAEMFGYATTLRSATQGRGTFTMTFDHYEAVPKSIQEEIIKKNGGQ; from the coding sequence ATGGCTAACAAGCGTGAATTCCCACTTGAAAAGACCCGGAACATCGGGATCATGGCCCACATTGATGCGGGTAAGACCACGACGACCGAACGTATTCTCTACTACACGGGTAAGATTCACAAGATTGGTGAAACCCATGATGGTGCTTCTCAAATGGACTGGATGGTTCAGGAACAGGAACGTGGTATTACCATCACTTCTGCTGCGACCACCGCTGTTTGGAAGGGCCACCGTGTTAACATCATCGACACCCCAGGGCACGTTGACTTCACAATGGAAGTTGAACGTTCCCTCCGTGTCCTTGACGGTGCGATTACTGTTCTGGATGCCCAGGCTGGTGTAGAACCACAAACTGAAAACGTTTGGCGTCAGGCTACCACCTACAGTGTTCCCCGGATTGTTTTCGTTAACAAGATGGATAAGATTGGTGCTGACTTCAAGTTCTCTGTTCAGTCCATCCACGACCGTCTTGGTGCAAACGCCCATGCCGTTCAGCTCCCAATCGGTGCTGAAGACAACTTCGAAGGGGTTATCGACCTCCTTGATATGAAGGCTGACCTCTACGACGAAGACGAACTTGGTTCCGAATGGGATGTTGTTGACATTCCTGCCGAGTACCTTGACGATGCTAAGGCTGCACGTACGGACCTGATTGAAGCCATTGCCGATGTTGACGATGGTATCATGGACCGTTACCTCAACGGGGATGACATTCCTGTTGAAGACTTGCGCAAGGCAATTCGTAAGGCCACCATCGACCTCGAATTCTTCCCTGTATTTGCGGGTTCTGCCTTCAAGAACAAGGGTGTTCAGATGCTGCTTGACGGTGTTGTTGACTACCTGCCAAGCCCATTGGACGTTAAGCCATACAACGCGACTGACCCAGATACTGGTGAAGAAGTTGCCTTGATTGCTGGGGACGACAAGCCATTTGCTGCCCTTGCATTTAAGATTGCTACCGACCCATTCGTTGGTCGTTTGACTTACATCCGTGTTTACACGGGTTCTCTTGAAGCCGGTTCATACGTTCAGAACACGTCCAAGGACAACCGTGAACGTGTTGGTCGTCTGCTGCAAATGCACAGTAACCACCGTCAGGAAATCCCTGAAGTCTTCTCTGGTGATATCGCTGCTGTTATCGGTTTGAAGAACACCACAACTGGTGACTCCCTGACCGATAAGGATCACCCATTGATTCTTGAATCCATGGAAATCCCAGAACCAGTTATCCAAGTTTCCGTTGAACCTAAGTCCAAGGAAGACCGGGACAAGCTGGATGTTGCGATTCAGAAGCTTTCTGAAGAAGACCCAACCTTCCGTGCTGAAACGAACCCTGAAACCGGTGAAACTCTGATCGCCGGGATGGGTGAATTGCACTTGGACATCATGGTTGACCGTATGCGTCGTGAATTCAACGTTGACGCGCAGATTGGTGAACCACAAGTTGCCTACCGTGAAACCTTCACGAAGTCAGCTTCCGCCCAAGGTAAGTTTGTTCGCCAGTCTGGTGGTAAAGGTCAGTATGGTGATGTTTGGGTTGAATTTACACCTAACGAAGAAGGCAAGGGCTTCGAGTTCGAAGATGCCATTGTCGGTGGTGTTGTTCCTCGTGAATACATCCCATCCGTTGAACAAGGTCTGAAGGAATCCATGGAAAATGGTGTTCTTGCAGGTTACCCTCTGATCGACGTTAAGGCTAAGCTCTACGATGGTAGTTACCATGAAGTCGATTCATCTGAAGCCGCATTTAAGGTTGCCGCATCAATGGCCCTTAAGAACGCTGCTAAGGATGCCGGCGCCGTTATCCTCGAACCTATCATGAAGGTTGAAATTATCGCACCTGAAGATAACTTCGGGGACATCATGGGCCAGGTTACGGCTCGTCGTGGTCGTGTCGAAGGTATGGAAGCACGTGGTAACGCCCAGGCGGTTAACGCTATGGTGCCACTTGCTGAAATGTTCGGTTACGCGACGACACTTCGTTCCGCTACCCAGGGTCGTGGTACCTTCACGATGACCTTTGACCACTACGAAGCAGTGCCAAAGAGCATCCAAGAAGAAATCATCAAGAAGAACGGTGGCCAGTAA